From a region of the Saccharomyces paradoxus chromosome IV, complete sequence genome:
- a CDS encoding uncharacterized protein (F-box protein subunit of SCF ubiquitin ligase complex~similar to YDR131C), translating to MFDKLPYEIFKQIACRIPQEDKISLTYVCKRSYESIIPFIYQNIFLNETYHVSGDYDNSFGTCDWSVLNFPFIDEDDPNTTNDISNRTLAKLKFSYFERTLAESPNRLCPLINRIRCTWHLNEDVMSNVLKLLSDYGSNLKFVDQFVRSSVNKGLEPLSKQLKTLTLTPPTVMPTHNSIRSSYLNEIDRFFLKCDLSRLEKLSIHINALKYFKNIRAPMKIKALVLNLRPDTLDLAGYDASGELFKELEYSDIFDTSTLKQLEILSWYSRDDFPSEDEGGFDRLYVQWGLEGFWKFPKIENLSLASLVYNEFFLMNCLAVFHNLKRLKLDYMGKFEFDVSLITFLSKQVCGKKLQRFDIHCELSHRLFFPTTDNPLMRLTFDGFCPCSSCKKTIHEVILKKIFPETRLKLVRNPNKFQTRNFFYQMFLEDKIMPYTNIVDNETPAMGWDSVPIETFVRKFNKNLQDTTNNAENIPIDKITREDAIRLYHLYLHYLQDVFKVFEQGLPNLEFLTINGIPTKIIQVDELQRCAVPLFYNNGYKSNSVYELVDAEALFS from the coding sequence atgttcGATAAGTTACCATATGAGATTTTCAAACAAATTGCCTGCAGAATTCCTCAGGAGGATAAAATTTCGTTGACGTACGTGTGTAAAAGATCGTATGAATCAATTATACCTTTCATCTACCAAAACATATTTCTTAATGAAACATATCATGTCAGTGGTGACTATGATAACTCATTTGGAACTTGTGATTGGTCAGTCTTGAACTTTCCCTTCATAGATGAGGACGATCCCAATACTACAAATGACATATCAAATAGAACACTAGCTAAACTGAAATTCAGTTATTTCGAAAGGACATTAGCAGAATCTCCAAACAGATTATGTCCTTTGATTAATCGAATACGTTGTACATGGCACTTAAATGAAGACGTGATGTCAAATGTACTTAAATTATTATCCGATTATGGAtccaatttgaaatttgtcGACCAATTTGTTCGTTCATCAGTTAACAAAGGCCTGGAACCTTTATCAAAACAGTTGAAAACCCTAACTTTGACGCCGCCAACGGTAATGCCCACTCATAACAGCATAAGAAGCTCTTATTTGAATGAGATTGATCGTTTTTTCCTGAAGTGTGACTTATCTCGGTTAGAAAAACTATCCATTCATATTAATGCATTGAAGtacttcaaaaatatcagaGCTCCTATGAAAATTAAGGCATTGGTTTTAAATTTACGACCTGACACACTTGACCTTGCGGGATACGATGCTTCCGGTGAACTTTTTAAAGAGCTAGAATACAGTGACATCTTTGATACTTCCACATTAAAACAGCTAGAGATTCTGTCTTGGTACAGTCGCGATGACTTTCCCTCAGAGGATGAAGGCGGTTTTGATAGATTATACGTTCAATGGGGGCTAGAAggattttggaaatttccGAAGATTGAGAACCTATCGCTAGCATCATTAGTCTACaacgaattttttttaatgaattGTTTGGCTGTTTTCCACAATTTAAAGAGATTGAAACTTGATTATATGGGTAAATTTGAATTCGATGTATCATTGATCACATTCTTATCTAAGCAAGTATGTGGCAAAAAATTGCAGCGTTTCGATATACACTGCGAACTAAGCCACcgattattttttccaacgACAGATAATCCACTAATGCGGTTGACTTTTGATGGTTTCTGTCCTTGTTCAAGTTGCAAAAAGACAATTCACGAGGtaattctgaaaaaaatctttccTGAAACTCGGTTAAAACTCGTAAGGAACCCAAATAAGTTCCAAACTcgcaattttttttaccaaatgTTTCTCGAGGACAAGATTATGCCTTATACAAATATTGTTGACAATGAAACACCTGCGATGGGATGGGATTCCGTACCTATTGAAACGTTTGTACGGAAGTTTAACAAAAATCTGCAAGATACCACCAACAATGCTGAGAATATAccaattgataaaattacAAGAGAAGACGCCATTCGTTTGTACCACTTATATCTTCATTATCTACAAGACGTCTTTAAGGTTTTTGAGCAAGGCTTGCCGAATTTAGAATTTCTAACGATAAACGGTATACCTACAAAGATAATACAAGTAGACGAGTTACAAAGATGCGCCGTACCACTCTTTTATAACAATGGTTATAAAAGTAATTCTGTTTATGAATTGGTGGACGCTGAAGCTCTATTTAGTTAA